GCCCGCGAACATCAATCGGGGAAACATCAACGTCAAAGGGGATCACGTCAAGATCATCAATTGGGAAATTCACGATCTAAACAAAGGTCTCGGGTATTGGGCAACCGCCGACGGGGGCGAGGTTTACGGATCGCTGATCTACAACAACGGATGGTCGGGGCCTGACCGAGAACACGGACAAGGAATCTATGCGCAGAACGAAGACTACACCCGTGTCTTCGCTGACAACATCCTTTTCAACCAATTCCGGCATGGCATCAAAGTCTATGGATCCAGTGCCGCAAGTTTGAAAAACTCCACACTAGAAGGAAACATTGCCTTTAACAATGGAGCTGCAGGCACCGAAGGTTTCACGGGCGCTTGGCAGTACTTGATCGGAGGTGGATCCGAAGCAGAAAATATCGTCGTCAACGAGAATTTTGCCTATGTCGGCAAACGTCACTTCGTGGACACCGATGCCAATGACACGCTAACCTTTACGGCGCGGCAAACCAACGGGCAAGCATTGCCATCGTGGCTCAAATTTTATGGCGGCGAAGGGTATTTCACAGGAACTCCATCGCATTCGGACGCCGGAACGATCTCGATTCAGCTCACCGCGAGAGACCGTTATGGGGCAACCGCCACCGATTATTTTGACATTACCGTCAATCCGGTGAACCAGACGCCCAGCCTGGTTTCCGCTATCCCAAACACCACGGTCCATCGCAACGCCTCGTTCGACTTCGATATCTCGAGTTACTTCCAAGATGCCGAGGATGGCAGCGATCTATCCTATTCGATCGCACCTCGCAATGGCGGCGTCTTGCCTAACTGGATCGACATCGATGTTGAGACCGGCGTGATCACGGGAACCCCGATCGCCGCCGGCACCACCGCGATCCAGGTCACCGCGTTTGATAGCCGCGGAAGTTTCACTTCGGATATTTTCAATCTCACCGTCGACAATCAAGCACCGCAAATGGCAGACGTGCTAGTCGCGTTGACGGACCAAGATGGGTCCGTGACGCTTGGTGATGACACGGTTTACACCGTCACGGTTAGCAACCAAGGCGCGGTGACTGCGCAAAACGTGGTCGTCACCACCACAGCCAGCTCTGGATGGGTCAGTGAAGCGTCTAATAATGGCTCCAGTGGAAACGGAGTCATTACCACCGAGGTTGGCAACTTGGCTAGCGGCGCGTCCAAGCAGATTGAGATTCGAGTCACCACGACGCAGCCGGGTACGCTGTCGCTTGAGTCACAGGTAACGACTAGCACGACCGAGTCCAACTCGCGAAACAATGCCGATTCGACAAGCGTCTTTGTCAATGCATTGCCCGTGGCATCGGACGACCATGCCCAACTGAGCGAAGATCGGCTTAACGCAATCAGTGGCAATCTGCTCGGCAATGATCAAGATGCCAATGGCAACCAAACCCTCAGCGTGGTCCAAGTCGAAGGAGTCACAAACCCGTTTGGTACTCCGGTGGCTGGCAATTTTGGATCGCTGCAGTGGGATCGCGACGGCTCCTATTCGTATTCGCTCGATCTGTTTTCACGCGAAGTGCAGAGGCTGACGGAAAATGATTTTCTGACCGAGAGTTTTCAGTACACGGTCAGCGACGGCTACGAAACCGATTCGGCCGTCATTTCATTCCAAATCAACGGTAGCAACGACGCGCCGACTGCGGACGACCTCGCGTTTTCAATCGATGGCAATGCATCGGCGGTGGTCCATGCCGTGATCGCTGACGATATTGATAGTGACGACGACGCAAACTCACTGAGCTACGAATGGTTGACCTCACCGTCGCGTGGTCAGTTCGTGGATCTCGGTCACGGCCAGTTCCGCTTTGATCCGGCTGACCAATTTGACGATTTGTTAGTGGGACAACAGGAGGTGCAAACCCTTGCCTATCAAGTCACCGATCGGCACGGCGCCAGCACTCAGGCGAGTGTCGCGATCACGATCAACGGCAAAGGGGTCAAGCAGCCCGACGACGGAGACAACCCTACGCCTCCGTCAGAAACCAGCGAAATTACTTACGTCAGCTTTTCGACCAACGGGGTCGTTGGTGATATTCCCTACGCGGACGAAGACATTCTGGCGCTGAATACTAGCACCGGCGAATGGTCGCTCTACTTCGATGGCTCTCAGGTGGGACTGTCCCGCTGGGATGTCAACGCATTCTATGTGCAAGAGGATGGCAATATTCTGCTGAGCCTGGATACCAACAGCTATTCAAGAGAGCTTGGGCTGGTCCGTGATTCGGACATCTTGAAATTCACACCGACCGGTCTCGGGACGAAAACAGCTGGAACGCTCGAGTGGTTTCTTGACGGATCCGACGTTGGTCTGAATCCCACCAGCGGCGACATTGATGAAATTGACTTCACACCCGATGGCCGCTTGGTCATCAGCACGGTCGGCAACCTGCATCTGGCCGGTGAAACGATCGACAACGAACAGAGGATTGTGCTGAACAATGGCGTGTTCGGCGCCGATTCGTCCGGTGACTGGTCGCTCTACACAGAGCCATCCAACGGCATCCAAGCCGCCATCTCCGTTTCGGACAATACGCTTTCGTTGGCTGCTGGAAACCCATCGGTTGCCACCAGTGTTTTCGTCGCCACCGCGATCCGCAATGACGCGAACCCGTTGACCGAAATCGAACAATCCGCACTCGATGGCATTCAACATGGCAAATTTACTGGCACCGAAGTGTTCGGTGACAAAGTAATCTACATGAGTTCGCAGAGCCGTGTATCCGTAGGCGATTTGAACTTCGCGGACGAAGATATTTTCGTTCATGACACGCGAACCGGAGCTTGGCGAATGTTCTTTGACGGCTCGGACATGGGCATTCGTAGCGACGTGGACGCATTTCACCTGCTGGCCGACGGCAGCGTCTTGATGAGTTTCAATGCCAACACCAAGCTTGCAGGACTCGGGACGGTCGCTCCTGCGGATATTGTTCGCTTCGTTCCAACCGAAACCGGCGATACCACTGCCGGAACCTTCGAAATGTACTTTGACGGTTCGGACGTAGGACTGACGACCTACTACGAAAACGTGGATGGAATCAGCATGAACGCCGAGGGAAGCCTAATCCTCAGCACCACAGGAAGATTCAAGGTTCCCGGATTCAGCGGAACCCAATCGGACCTCGTGGTGTTTAACCCGGATGCATTAGGGGACAACACGGCTGGAAGCTGGCAATTGCTGCAGAACGGCGAAGACCTTGGATTGAAAACGTCACGGGAAAACATCACCGGCGTATCCGTCGACCCAGAGTCGAACCAAGTGTTTGTCACGACGTTGGGGAATGTAACTGCCTCGGGTACCACTGCGACTGGCAACGATGTCATTGCTTACTCGGCGAGCGATCCCGCTAACACAATGACCCTGCTGTATGCAGGCGCTACTCACGGGATCACACGTTCGTTGGACGCGATCTATGTCGTCGATTCGGTGCAAACGAACGCGGATGCAGGCTTACGAACGAAAGACGAGCCGAGCAATTTCGTGGCGGCACTTGCATCCAGTAGTGAAGTCGCTGTTGCTGCTAGAACCGCTGGAATTGAGATGCAATCCGCATTGCGATCGTTCGTCAACGAAGCGGCGGAAACGAGCAAACCGGTTGCTCCAATCGATGAAACAGGTTCCTCTGCGATAGGGTCGTCTTCCAGTGCAGAGCAGAGACAACAAGCCAGTTTCTCTGACACTACGGCTCTGGATCCAGAATCAGTGGATGTGCTGCTGGCAACGTTATCATCGGTGCAGGACGATTCGTCTGCGATCGAAGCGTTCCCAAATCTGATGCAATAACTTGACGTATTGCTTGTCGTCGCACGGGTGATTCATCCGTGCGACGATTTTCTTCATCGCACCGCAACGCTACGACAATTTGTCGTCGCTGGGACGTGTCAAGTTTTTCAACGCGTTGTGAATGAAAACGACATGCATGTCCTCGGCGACTTGCATGTCGTGGATGGGCACGTGGACATTGATGTCCGCCAACGCGTGAATCTTGCCTCCGTCAAATCCGGTCAAACAGATCACCTTGGCGCCTTGGTCCTTCGCGAACTTCACCGCGCGGACGACGTTCTCAGAATTCCCGCTGCCCGAAATCGCCACCACCAAGT
This genomic stretch from Novipirellula caenicola harbors:
- a CDS encoding putative Ig domain-containing protein, which translates into the protein MQIRLSSDKRLRRRVSRHQNKRRQLLERLEPRLLLAGGNQPPQIAAPIADLTLGAEIPFTFNLLPTTGVVFGYGSGGTDIQATDNYFASGVQFLGAWEDITFTGNTVMNDDPYRVLELTDIPSGVSPQDYVWDNNSYVSDTRRAYNYNGSVITWDQWKDRTGLDANSTLTNTVHGTVVDVRPNQYEPGRGNAVVYNWDRLDHVELDLSEVVQVGAAFEIYDVLDLKGTPVVSGVYDGNAVSVPMVDRVSPVPIGHNPVAPLVVDKEFGSFLILSEADPVPASGNEFYVSPDGTPQGNGSQSNPWDMQTAMSHPSSVSPGDTIWIMGGTYRGKFTSTLSGTADNPIYVRERPGEEVIIDLNNGTPLNAELITVGGQYTYYQGFEVFSSDLSSRTTNIPGSWPANINRGNINVKGDHVKIINWEIHDLNKGLGYWATADGGEVYGSLIYNNGWSGPDREHGQGIYAQNEDYTRVFADNILFNQFRHGIKVYGSSAASLKNSTLEGNIAFNNGAAGTEGFTGAWQYLIGGGSEAENIVVNENFAYVGKRHFVDTDANDTLTFTARQTNGQALPSWLKFYGGEGYFTGTPSHSDAGTISIQLTARDRYGATATDYFDITVNPVNQTPSLVSAIPNTTVHRNASFDFDISSYFQDAEDGSDLSYSIAPRNGGVLPNWIDIDVETGVITGTPIAAGTTAIQVTAFDSRGSFTSDIFNLTVDNQAPQMADVLVALTDQDGSVTLGDDTVYTVTVSNQGAVTAQNVVVTTTASSGWVSEASNNGSSGNGVITTEVGNLASGASKQIEIRVTTTQPGTLSLESQVTTSTTESNSRNNADSTSVFVNALPVASDDHAQLSEDRLNAISGNLLGNDQDANGNQTLSVVQVEGVTNPFGTPVAGNFGSLQWDRDGSYSYSLDLFSREVQRLTENDFLTESFQYTVSDGYETDSAVISFQINGSNDAPTADDLAFSIDGNASAVVHAVIADDIDSDDDANSLSYEWLTSPSRGQFVDLGHGQFRFDPADQFDDLLVGQQEVQTLAYQVTDRHGASTQASVAITINGKGVKQPDDGDNPTPPSETSEITYVSFSTNGVVGDIPYADEDILALNTSTGEWSLYFDGSQVGLSRWDVNAFYVQEDGNILLSLDTNSYSRELGLVRDSDILKFTPTGLGTKTAGTLEWFLDGSDVGLNPTSGDIDEIDFTPDGRLVISTVGNLHLAGETIDNEQRIVLNNGVFGADSSGDWSLYTEPSNGIQAAISVSDNTLSLAAGNPSVATSVFVATAIRNDANPLTEIEQSALDGIQHGKFTGTEVFGDKVIYMSSQSRVSVGDLNFADEDIFVHDTRTGAWRMFFDGSDMGIRSDVDAFHLLADGSVLMSFNANTKLAGLGTVAPADIVRFVPTETGDTTAGTFEMYFDGSDVGLTTYYENVDGISMNAEGSLILSTTGRFKVPGFSGTQSDLVVFNPDALGDNTAGSWQLLQNGEDLGLKTSRENITGVSVDPESNQVFVTTLGNVTASGTTATGNDVIAYSASDPANTMTLLYAGATHGITRSLDAIYVVDSVQTNADAGLRTKDEPSNFVAALASSSEVAVAARTAGIEMQSALRSFVNEAAETSKPVAPIDETGSSAIGSSSSAEQRQQASFSDTTALDPESVDVLLATLSSVQDDSSAIEAFPNLMQ